A stretch of the Tolypothrix sp. NIES-4075 genome encodes the following:
- a CDS encoding ABC exporter membrane fusion protein yields MSVDKESHLFKKPQSRWRVVLAASIAATTGLVFFYGSSRFASEYKAQTQPVNPPKTAPARVAITALGRIEPEGEVTYLSAPHSINGVRVEKLLVKEGDQVGQGQVLALLEDYARSKSALQQSVDKLQVAQAKLGQVRAGAKSGDVDAQKAAIANLQSQLKGEVATQQATIARIQAQLENAQTENNRYQQLFKEGAIAASVLDSKTLQLKTVQQQLEEAQATLNRTTNTLNDQLKQEQAKLGSIKEVRPVDLQLAQSEVKSAMTAIAQAKADMDLTYIKSPIDGKILKIHARTGEVISTSGFAEIGKISQMFVVAEVYQTDIQKVRLGQKATITSPAFSQPLQGTVSEIGWQVDKQNIFSLNPGSDTDRKIVQVKIRLDNPADSKRVARLTNLQVDVAIKI; encoded by the coding sequence ATGTCAGTAGACAAAGAAAGCCACTTATTTAAAAAACCTCAAAGTCGGTGGCGAGTAGTTTTAGCAGCTTCGATTGCAGCAACAACCGGGCTAGTATTTTTCTATGGTTCTTCAAGATTTGCGTCTGAATATAAAGCACAAACTCAGCCAGTAAATCCGCCAAAAACTGCCCCTGCGAGAGTGGCTATTACAGCCTTAGGACGGATAGAACCTGAAGGTGAAGTGACTTATTTGTCTGCTCCTCATTCAATTAATGGTGTGCGAGTTGAAAAACTGTTAGTGAAGGAAGGAGATCAGGTTGGGCAAGGGCAAGTATTAGCGTTGCTAGAAGATTATGCTCGCAGTAAATCAGCTTTGCAACAGTCTGTAGACAAACTGCAAGTTGCTCAAGCCAAACTAGGGCAGGTAAGAGCAGGAGCGAAATCTGGAGATGTCGATGCTCAAAAAGCAGCGATCGCTAATTTGCAGTCGCAATTAAAAGGAGAAGTTGCAACTCAACAAGCAACTATCGCTCGGATTCAAGCGCAGTTAGAAAATGCTCAAACTGAGAACAATCGATACCAGCAATTATTTAAAGAAGGTGCGATCGCTGCTTCAGTATTAGATAGTAAGACTTTGCAACTCAAGACAGTACAACAGCAGCTTGAAGAAGCTCAAGCAACGCTCAACCGCACTACCAACACTCTCAACGACCAGCTAAAACAGGAACAAGCCAAACTCGGAAGTATAAAAGAAGTGCGTCCTGTAGATCTTCAATTGGCACAAAGCGAAGTCAAGAGTGCGATGACAGCGATCGCTCAAGCAAAAGCAGACATGGATTTAACTTATATCAAATCTCCCATAGATGGAAAGATTTTGAAAATCCATGCCAGAACCGGAGAAGTAATCAGCACTTCTGGATTTGCAGAAATAGGCAAAATATCGCAAATGTTTGTCGTTGCAGAAGTCTATCAAACCGATATTCAAAAAGTGCGTCTCGGTCAAAAAGCCACCATTACCAGTCCTGCATTTTCTCAACCATTGCAGGGAACTGTAAGTGAAATTGGTTGGCAAGTTGACAAACAAAACATCTTTAGTCTCAATCCCGGATCGGATACAGACCGGAAAATAGTTCAGGTGAAAATTCGCCTCGACAATCCAGCAGATAGTAAGCGAGTTGCTCGTTTAACTAACTTACAAGTGGATGTCGCTATTAAAATTTAG
- the devC gene encoding ABC transporter permease DevC, with product MAFKIPLAWLQLAQQRVRFLVAVAGIAFIVLLMFVQLGFQDALYSSATAVHQSLRGDLFLVSSQYKALTSAQSFSRTRLYQALGYDGVESVDPMYVQFAKLKNPQTGEKYSIYVIGIDPGRSVLNIPEVDQYLDKLKTPDVMLFDRLSRPEFGPIATKFEAGDKEQVIEIFPFNALKGYRVRVGGLFSLGASFGVDGNLLVSDSTFFRIDPNSRSSEMIDVGVVTLKPGVDAERILAQLRANLPNDVQIFTHQGFINFEKNYWSLRTPIGFILNLMLTMAAIVGVVIVYQILYSNIATQFVAYATLKAIGYENNYLLTVVFQQALILALFSYFPGFIFSLVLYDYAMKATKLPIMMSLSNALIVLIATVLMCITSGVLAINKLRSADPADIF from the coding sequence ATGGCTTTCAAGATTCCCTTGGCATGGCTACAGCTAGCCCAACAGAGAGTTCGTTTTCTAGTAGCTGTAGCAGGTATCGCTTTTATTGTGCTGCTGATGTTTGTCCAACTTGGTTTTCAAGATGCACTCTATTCAAGTGCTACCGCAGTGCATCAAAGTTTGCGCGGAGATTTATTTTTAGTCAGTTCTCAATATAAAGCTTTGACTTCAGCTCAAAGCTTTTCCCGGACTCGTTTGTATCAAGCACTAGGGTATGACGGTGTAGAGTCAGTTGACCCGATGTACGTGCAATTTGCCAAATTGAAAAACCCCCAAACTGGCGAGAAATATTCAATTTATGTTATTGGTATCGATCCGGGTAGAAGTGTGCTAAATATACCGGAAGTTGACCAATATTTAGATAAACTGAAAACTCCGGATGTGATGCTTTTTGACCGACTTTCTCGCCCAGAGTTTGGACCGATCGCCACCAAATTTGAAGCCGGAGATAAAGAACAAGTAATTGAAATATTTCCCTTTAATGCATTAAAGGGCTACAGAGTTCGAGTTGGTGGTTTATTTAGTTTGGGTGCTTCCTTTGGCGTAGATGGTAATTTACTTGTCAGTGACTCCACTTTCTTCAGAATAGATCCAAATAGCCGTTCATCAGAAATGATAGATGTGGGTGTTGTTACTCTCAAACCTGGTGTTGATGCAGAAAGAATTTTGGCACAATTGCGAGCCAATTTACCCAATGATGTCCAAATCTTTACACATCAAGGTTTCATTAACTTTGAAAAAAATTATTGGTCTCTTAGAACGCCGATTGGTTTTATCCTTAACCTCATGCTGACAATGGCTGCTATTGTTGGTGTCGTCATCGTTTATCAAATTCTTTATAGTAATATTGCCACTCAATTTGTTGCTTACGCCACTTTAAAAGCTATAGGTTATGAGAATAATTATTTGTTAACGGTAGTTTTTCAACAAGCTTTGATATTGGCACTTTTTAGTTATTTTCCTGGGTTTATTTTTTCGTTAGTGTTATATGACTATGCAATGAAAGCGACTAAATTACCAATAATGATGAGTTTGAGTAATGCATTAATTGTGTTGATAGCAACAGTATTAATGTGTATAACTTCTGGGGTGCTTGCTATCAATAAACTTCGTTCGGCAGATCCTGCGGATATTTTCTAG
- a CDS encoding glycosyltransferase, protein MEIQKSLPCSEKKVAVNILTVRMGGGHYAALNALSSMISQQQRPWEIRVTDIDEVLDYATSSGGKLVDPFKILLGIPGYELWNQMFQKGWTWLQPLMLSIAKLVIQFYHDVSIGIFEGYWREQHPDLVVSLVPLYNRGLWDTLQKAKPGTPVVTILVDFADSPPHFWIEPKTESYVVCGTERAVEQARSLGVKEERIFQTSGMIIHPRFYEPIGGDRRLEKQRLGLDPDRLTGLVLFGGLGSMVMLEIAKRLECFKDELQLIFICGHNEKLAKALNESQSQLPKFVTTFTKDIPYYMHLSDFFIGKPGPASISEALAMKLPVIVEHNATTLIAEKYNSEWIQKKQVGLVIPSFRKIERAVKELLEPEKLARYRANVAAVNNRAVFEIPDILQQILELNMQQL, encoded by the coding sequence ATGGAAATACAAAAATCGCTCCCATGTTCCGAAAAAAAGGTAGCGGTGAATATTCTCACCGTGCGAATGGGTGGAGGACACTATGCTGCGTTAAATGCCTTAAGTTCGATGATTTCGCAGCAACAACGACCTTGGGAAATTCGAGTCACTGATATAGACGAAGTGCTAGATTACGCAACTTCATCAGGTGGCAAACTTGTAGATCCCTTCAAAATACTATTGGGAATTCCTGGATACGAACTGTGGAACCAAATGTTCCAAAAAGGCTGGACATGGTTGCAACCACTGATGTTATCCATAGCCAAACTAGTTATCCAGTTTTATCACGATGTTTCCATCGGCATATTTGAGGGATACTGGCGCGAGCAACATCCAGATTTAGTAGTTTCTCTAGTGCCATTGTATAATAGAGGACTTTGGGACACATTACAAAAGGCAAAACCAGGAACCCCTGTAGTCACGATTCTGGTAGATTTTGCCGATTCTCCACCGCATTTTTGGATAGAACCAAAAACGGAAAGTTATGTAGTATGTGGAACCGAACGAGCAGTAGAACAAGCTCGTTCTCTAGGAGTAAAGGAAGAGCGGATTTTCCAGACTTCAGGAATGATTATTCACCCTCGCTTTTATGAACCTATTGGAGGCGATCGCCGTCTTGAAAAACAACGCTTGGGTTTAGACCCAGATCGCCTCACAGGACTTGTATTATTTGGGGGTCTGGGGTCTATGGTGATGTTAGAAATTGCCAAGCGTCTGGAATGCTTCAAAGACGAACTACAACTTATTTTTATTTGCGGACACAACGAAAAATTGGCAAAGGCTTTAAATGAAAGCCAAAGTCAACTACCTAAATTTGTCACCACTTTTACTAAAGACATTCCCTACTACATGCATCTTTCAGATTTTTTCATCGGCAAACCTGGTCCTGCTAGCATCAGTGAGGCGCTAGCTATGAAGCTACCAGTTATTGTAGAACATAATGCCACTACACTAATAGCCGAAAAATATAACTCAGAATGGATTCAAAAAAAGCAGGTTGGTTTGGTAATTCCCAGTTTTAGGAAGATTGAACGGGCTGTTAAAGAGTTACTTGAACCTGAAAAACTGGCTCGGTATCGTGCTAACGTCGCTGCGGTTAACAATCGAGCCGTATTTGAAATTCCTGATATTTTGCAACAAATTCTCGAACTTAATATGCAGCAACTATAG